The genomic DNA CGACAATCCACAAAGGAGCCAGGAGATTTTTGCCCAACGACTCATGGTGATTACCTCCAGCGAGAAGATTCAACAACACGTTCAGTGAGGAACACGAAAAAAGCCATGGTACTGGCAAAGAAGACCACTGAACTCAATTTTAAACTACCCTTAAGAAAGGCGACGAACTGTTGGGGCACCGAAATGTGCTCCATAATAGCGGTTATCAACGGTTGGTCGCTCATCTCTGCCGCCTGCCCAAGAAACCACAGAGCCAGGTTGAGTATCAAAGCCATCACCACCGCCAGTACCACTGATTCCGTGACCGACGAGGCAAACAGTCCAACAGCGACATAAATTCCCGTCACCATGGCCATTCCCAAGTAGGATGAAATCAAAGGCCCCATGGAGTAGTCTGTAAAAATGGCCGTCCCCAAGGGATAAAGTGCGGAAATTCCCAGCAACACGAGGCCAGTACCAAAAGCGGCCAAGAACTTGCCCACGGCAATTTGTGCCGCCGTGATCGGCACGGTCAAAAGCAGGTCATAGGTGCGGAGTTTTTTTTCTTCTGCCAAAAGCCTCATGGTCAGGGCCGGAATAGCAAAAATCAAAATAATGTTGGCCCGGGCAATATGGGAAGCAAACAAGGTTTGATGGATATTAATCCCCCCCTGCTGAAAGGCGCGGGCAGATATCCTCTCAAACTGAAATATCTGGGGCAGATAGTTGTAGCTCCAAATACAGGCGCAAAGTCCAGCCACCATAAGGAACATCGGACTAGTGACGAGAACACGAAAATCCTTCCAAGCGACGGTGAGTACCCCTCGAATCACAGCGCACCTCCCTGAGTGTCAACTTGATCGCGATCTGCTGTTAGCTGAATAAAAATATCTTCCAGATCCATATTCATGGATTTCATCTCTAAGAGTCCTGCCCCTTCGGCCACCACCAGATTAGCGACGGCTTCCGTCGTGTCTTCGTTACCATCTGAATCAATTTGAAAAATGTTTCCTTCTGAGCGAACCCCCTGCACACCGGCGACGTCAGAAAGACCTGTTTCTAGCCGTCCCGATGGTCTGCGCACTCGGATCACCAGCTTCTGTCCCCCGGACATGCGCTTGGACAAACCTGCCAAGGAATCCTCAGCCACAATCTGACCACGATTGATGATAATAATGCGCTCACAGTTGGCCTGCACTTCCGGAAGAATGTGAGTGGACAAAACAATGGTGTGCTGACCCTTCAAGCTGTGGATCAATTTGCGCATCTCAGCCACTTGCTTCGGGTCCAATCCTACGGTGGGCTCGTCAAGAATCAGAATTTCTGGGTCAGACACCAGGGCCTGGGCCAAACCAACTCGCTGACGAAATCCTTTGGAGAGGTTGTGGATCAATCTTTTGCGCACATCCTGAAGATTCGTCTTCTCAAGAGCCGCATCCACCATGGAATTGAGGTTGGCAGTGGGGACGCCTCTTAATCGGGCGACATACTTTAAATAGTCCTGAACAAACATATCCATGTACACCGGCGGCGTCTCCGGCAAATAACCAATGCGCTTTTTCACCTCAATGGGCGATTCGAAAACATCAAACCCGGCTACTGTGACAACCCCGGAGGTGGGTGCCATATAGCCGGTAATGATTTTCATAGTAGTGGATTTGCCGGCCCCGTTAGGGCCGAGAAAGCCAATTACCTCACCTTTAGCGACTGAAAAATTCAGACGGTCAATCGCCGTGCGATCGCCATAGTTTTTCGTCAGATCTCGCACTTCAATCATGGGCCCTTACTCCTCATCAAACAGGTTGCACTTAAAATCCTAATGCTCTGATTTTCCCAGTCAAGATAGGCGATTGGTGCAACGCGGCCTGAAAAAACCACCAAGCCCCTAGGGAGTGAATTCAATGGTCAATGTGGTTTCATTGCGAAAGGTCACTCGCCCCATTTTGTCGCCCTTAATGGGGCGCACATGACGACATTCTGCAAACAGCACTGTCAACTTTTCCCCTGATTTCTGCTCGGCCTTGCGCCCAAAGGTGGCCTTGGCCACCCACTGTGCGGCCTCCTGCAGCACCTGATCAGGTACCTGCTCCCCTTTGTTACGGTGAATGATGCAGTGACTCCCTGGATAGTCGCGTAGGTGAAGCCATAGATCCCAGGCCCGAGCCTGGCGAAGAAGTTGAAGATTGTCCTTAGCCGACTTTCCCACGTAGGCCACAAAACGATCCCCCATCTCCAACTTGCGTGCCTTTACTGACCCTCCCGTACCTGGCCCCCGAGAAGGTTTCCCAGCCTTTTTTTGCTGCGGGGAAGAACTCGTCTCTCCGGCCCTCAAACTCTCCACTTCCTGGCGAAGTGACTCAAGCCGCTGCCGAGTCCCTTCCTTTTTGGCAAGGAAGTCCTTGGCTTTTTGGTAACAACGCTCCAGATTCCAGGAGAAACTCTGACCTTGATCCACAAAGTCTGCCCATTCATCAGGCACCTGTAAGGTTTGATTCTGATTCAACCAGTCGGCGACCCGACGCCAAACGAGGTCCCGATTCTTTTTCAAGTCAGATTCGATCTTCTCAATCGCCCTCTGTTTGCGGCCCAGTTCGCGTTTGAGTTCCTTGTCACCGGCCTCGGAGGCCTGCCCCCTCTCCTTGCTTCCCACTTTAGCAAACCTTGTTGCGAGCCATTGCTTGGCCAGCTCCTCCACAGATCGGTCTTCAGTTGAACCCTGGGATTCGTCTTGGCTGGCCGCAAGCTCTTGGGGCTTTTTCCACCAAATCTCTTTGCCTCCCTCTTGAACCCCAAGGTTTTGTCCATGGGGGAACAGTCGAGCCTCAACAATGCAATTGGCATCGTCATTGGCATCCAGAGAACCGAAGCGCAACCTGAGAACGCGTCCCATTCCTTCTGGCCTTTCAATTTTCACCAGGTGACGATTGACTCCGTGGGAGCGCAAAAACAAACCCAGGGGCTTCTGTTTTTTGGGCAAGAACCGGGGCTTTTGATTGAGCACAACCACCATGGGACACCGGGGAGACAAATCCCACCACAACCAGAACTCCCCTCCCGGGCCGTAAAGCTCCATCACCAAGTCCTGATCTCCGCAATAGACTCTCTGCAGGCGGGCCCCGGCCAAAGGCCTGAGAGTGGCCACAATTGATTCAATTTCGCCCAAATTGATCGGTCTCATAGTCCTGATCCTACTCTCCAAAGTATTGAATTTACAACCACTTGTGAAGTGAGCCAGGGCCCCATCCGACAAGTAATAGGTAAACCAAATAAGGTAGGTAAAACTTCATGCATCAGCAGGAACAGGACCTTCTCTACATTTGCTTTGAAAAACACCTCCACCACTATGTGGACGAGGACGAGTGTGTCGAGGAATTCACCCTTCGCGTAATCGAAGAGTTTGCCAGCATTGTTCTTCAACAGGGACATATTCCCACCCAGTACCTTCAGGAAATCCACCAGGAACTGGAAGAGGAAATTGTAGAAATGCTCCAGAAGAAGATCTATGGCCATTGGGACATTGGCCACTATCGACGGGCTATGGGCAATCAGTCCGCCTAAAATAAAACCGCCGATCCATAAATGAATCGGCGGCCTCAACAAACTCATCTCTACTCATCGAAAGATCAAATTCAAATTACTTGGCGGTGGTGCCTCTTTCCTTGGAAAGATCGCGAAACTCATTCGTAGTTACGGGTGCCGGCTGTTCCACATCACCTGTCTTTACTTCGCCGGTGGCGACTGGGGCAGGCTGCTCAGCTGTAGTTAGCCGAGGTTTCATTTCCGCCAACTCCTTTGCCTGGGCTCTCATTCGGGCAAAGCCTTGCTCGACAAGCTCGCTCTGCTTGGCTACAAGCTCGGTTCCAAAGGCCGCTTCGTTCACCGGCCGTACCAACTCCTGCATGGCCTTCATGCCGGAGATAATACACTCTGCTTCTTCTTTTTCAGCACCCTTCTTGGCCAAACAAGCGTCCACTTTGACCTCATCTTGACCAGCAGCCTGCACGCAGGGAAGTCTCTCATCAAGGGCTCGAGCCGACTCCATACATTGGCGAACGACTGCTTTACCTGCACTAAAATCTGCCATGGCAGACGGAGGAAGAACCAGTCCAGCCGAAGTGTATTCCAGGTTCATAATCTCAGAATCTTGGACGGCCTTGAAACGATAGACGGCGTGTCCAACGGCACGTCCCTTAATCTGAGGTTTGCCACCAGGACCTGAGACGATCTCTCCAGCAATCACGCCCAACAGGATATCGATAGACCGACAGGAGTCATGGCAAATGAAACTAAGATCAAGAATTGTGTTCGTGCCTTCTCCAGGTATATTGAAAACCCCAGCACCGGCTACTTTTCCACCAAGAATATCCTTGTTCAAATCAAGAGATTGCTCTTCAGCAGGGCCTTCTCCATCTTCGGAAATGAGGTTGCCCCCAAAGGTCTTGAGAATAAAGAAAGGGCGGATCTCTGTCGCCTCATCCTGAGTTCTAAAAATCAAACCGAATACCGGCAACAAGGCGGCAAAATGATCATTCAGATTAGACTTTGCCGCTGCCCGCGCCTTATCCAGCATTTCTGCACTCACCGTCGCGCCAGGGCCAACTTGAAACTGAGCCAAAAGCGCAGCATTGGTTTCAAGGTCACCACCCATTTGTGGTTTGCGAATTTTAACGCCATTAACGACTTCAAACTCACCGTCTCCTGATTCCACGGCCGCGGCGGGTGCCGGCTGCTCTTCAACACCCGTTTTCACTTCACCAGTGGCAACGGGAGCGGGCTGCTCTTCAACATCCGTCTTCACTTCACCGGTGGCAACGGGGGCGGGTTGCTCTTCAACACCCGTCTTCACTTCACCGGTGGCAACGGGAGCGGGCTGCTCTTCAACTCCAGTCTTCACTTCACCGGAAGCCAAAGGATCGACCGCCACGGGCTGAGCCGCTGCATCGACAGGTACCGCAATCGTTTGACCAACAGTCAGAGTGCTGCCATCCGGAGCGTAAGGTGCCACGTTCGGAGCTGTTTCCACATTGGCCAAGCGCATGGCTTCATCATAGGATTTCAAACGCGAACCAAGAGAGGAGCCGATAATGGTTCCCACCCCAGTGGTCTGATTGATACTAAACATATAGGCGGCGTTGGCTTCGTTGGCTGTGACCAACACCAAAAGACTTTTACAATTTTCATAACAGGCAGCCTTAAACTGAACACCGCCGGCACTTTGATCCATATAGCTGCTGCCCGGCTCAAACTGGCCTGTCACTTCAAGGGACTTGGCCGCGGCGGCACTGCCGACAACAGAGGAGATAGTGGCTTGAATGGCAGTTCCTGAGCCAGTCTCGGAAGGTGTGGTCACCATCATATTGGCAGTGGCAAGACTCGGAGACGCCTGAACCCGAGCGATACTTGCCTTGGTTCCCAAGATCACGCCAGCAGCAGACTCGGGCAGAATTTGACTGAGCAAGGCTGCATTTTGAATATCTGCATCTGATCGTCCCATCAGGGCTTTGGCCACCAGTTGACGTGTCAACTGGTCCTGGGCTCCGCGGGCCAACTCCTGGGGAGTACCCTTACCAAGACCTTCAATACCAGTATTGCGTTTTTTGGGGCGAAATCCTCGGTTGTGATTTCCGCAGGCAACCATCAAGGATGCAACCGAAGCTGCAACGATGACTGACTTCAATATATTAGACATCTTCGGCGTCATAAGATCTCCTCGTCATCCTCATGGGCTCCTGCCCGATGATATTCTCCATCAGTGCCCTTGAGAGCAAGGGGGGTGCCAACGGCTCATTGGGCCAGGAAATAATTTCCCCGGGATTTCAGCCCCGAAAGCGACGGTTTACGACAATTATGGGGGATCAGGGACAAAATCCGTCACCCAAAACCACACCTCAACCCAATTCCCACTGTCCAAATTGTGGCTAGGATTTTGAATCTTAAGGGGCTGATGAAAGAGCCTGTAATTGATCAATTTCAGATTCAATACCAAAGACAACGCCATGGTTCGGCTGAACTGTGGATTCTCGGTCTATTGATGGTGCTCTTTGTGGGCAGCCTTTTCCAATCGAACTTGATTTCACGGATTTCAACCTCGGCTCGCCAAGATACAAGCCAAAACCCTGAAGATTTGGGCTTGATGAACGGCACTCACAGCGAAGAACGACTGCCCCAATCCCCCGCAGTCGGCTATTGACCCAGAAGCACCAGCTATCTTCCCTTTAGTATGACCCGACACTGCATATCAATGGGATGGTTCCTCTGACGATAGAACTTAGCGCTCCCGTCTGGGTCCACAATCATTTGAATCTCTTCCACCCACACCGCGCCCTGTTTGGCCACAATTATGCGGGCATAGACACTTAAGACCCCGTCCTTATCCAGCTCAGCTGAATCATAGATAAAAGTTTCCGGGGTCACGACTCCAAAATAATACACCTGGATGAGGGACTGAGGAATGTAGCGGGGAAAAAGGACTTTGGTAACCGAGTTTTCGCCAGAGGCCTCTGTCCCATCTGGCAGATCACAATCCAAAAGCAGCAGATTGTCTTTGACATTACTTGCTGACACGCTCCATGCCAATAGGAAGGCCATAGCCGAAGAGAACAATTTCAATGCCATTGCGGTTTTGTTGCCCATATGTCGATTGTTTTGCAAGACTAATACCACCATGGTTATCTCGGCCCGTAGACCCGACCAGCTAAAATTTGGTTCCGGGCCGTCTGTTCAACTCCCCAATACACTGTGATGCGATCTGCGGATCGCCTCACGCCCTGAGCCCTTAGCTCAGGCAAAAAACGAATGCCATTTTGCTTTAACTCCTTAGATCCTTCTGCCACTGCCATTTGCAGTTTTTCATGGAAGCCACCCATTTCC from Pseudobdellovibrionaceae bacterium includes the following:
- a CDS encoding ABC transporter permease subunit produces the protein MIRGVLTVAWKDFRVLVTSPMFLMVAGLCACIWSYNYLPQIFQFERISARAFQQGGINIHQTLFASHIARANIILIFAIPALTMRLLAEEKKLRTYDLLLTVPITAAQIAVGKFLAAFGTGLVLLGISALYPLGTAIFTDYSMGPLISSYLGMAMVTGIYVAVGLFASSVTESVVLAVVMALILNLALWFLGQAAEMSDQPLITAIMEHISVPQQFVAFLKGSLKLSSVVFFASTMAFFVFLTERVVESSRWR
- a CDS encoding ATP-binding cassette domain-containing protein, with the translated sequence MIEVRDLTKNYGDRTAIDRLNFSVAKGEVIGFLGPNGAGKSTTMKIITGYMAPTSGVVTVAGFDVFESPIEVKKRIGYLPETPPVYMDMFVQDYLKYVARLRGVPTANLNSMVDAALEKTNLQDVRKRLIHNLSKGFRQRVGLAQALVSDPEILILDEPTVGLDPKQVAEMRKLIHSLKGQHTIVLSTHILPEVQANCERIIIINRGQIVAEDSLAGLSKRMSGGQKLVIRVRRPSGRLETGLSDVAGVQGVRSEGNIFQIDSDGNEDTTEAVANLVVAEGAGLLEMKSMNMDLEDIFIQLTADRDQVDTQGGAL
- a CDS encoding DUF814 domain-containing protein; translated protein: MRPINLGEIESIVATLRPLAGARLQRVYCGDQDLVMELYGPGGEFWLWWDLSPRCPMVVVLNQKPRFLPKKQKPLGLFLRSHGVNRHLVKIERPEGMGRVLRLRFGSLDANDDANCIVEARLFPHGQNLGVQEGGKEIWWKKPQELAASQDESQGSTEDRSVEELAKQWLATRFAKVGSKERGQASEAGDKELKRELGRKQRAIEKIESDLKKNRDLVWRRVADWLNQNQTLQVPDEWADFVDQGQSFSWNLERCYQKAKDFLAKKEGTRQRLESLRQEVESLRAGETSSSPQQKKAGKPSRGPGTGGSVKARKLEMGDRFVAYVGKSAKDNLQLLRQARAWDLWLHLRDYPGSHCIIHRNKGEQVPDQVLQEAAQWVAKATFGRKAEQKSGEKLTVLFAECRHVRPIKGDKMGRVTFRNETTLTIEFTP